One Thermofilum pendens Hrk 5 DNA segment encodes these proteins:
- a CDS encoding DEAD/DEAH box helicase produces the protein MSVEELVIRVDPVYTPYSKPERLLGSYKLTEFQVEVSRELGKRSDVLLVAPTGSGKTLTLLLSPGLDGEDFPGFVALYPNNVLLQNQMETVASALSEALGARPLEGFGGDSSLLVYEVPAEVGCDLDAAVCGSRYVALQALSGRFIVGDPTKRDFVYKQAEMLYKLSRKGGLYHVVFATPDTYLLIYTGAYRDFEDVGKTVHNLLVSLAAGKDERALEDALRSTKTATRFELSKIQGVKERVLVHPVFVDEFHLYGPYEVDALHAVISMFKSDTNLPVVFSSATPADDILEELQDAGVRPSRVEARVSKGEGFGVKGPMELVLHPVETEKKGIGAYYEASEAVQEIVLENLRRDLEGFGGGKALVILERLYAVAELAVRLKGEGIPCRCIASDIVTRNLVGACVEEAQVIVGSEATSQGVNLGPVKLGYMGGVAAEDVVQRLGRVGRRGVPSRVRLAVPAKVLEKHSPPDSTDYAGLVKWVGEAFTNYARRKRDVVHFLSEKIRRFRRNIIRAVGAVSLARVSGNTSALRNLGISGSEAAEMLETFVGPPEQLSRLVMFRKSGFSVRYTVEGGSGEGEDSIGLITRNFEIVGSERGVLKIRLKRARGSLVIESSGNLRGLSQKIVDLADFLRLTRGRLIVEMGDGEVELARWKEGGVLRRGDAMVYVLEQGPEISEYIAYTGEGASVRNPQTGRSYAVIFI, from the coding sequence ATGTCCGTGGAAGAGCTGGTGATACGGGTAGACCCCGTCTACACCCCCTACAGCAAGCCGGAGAGACTCCTCGGATCCTACAAGCTCACGGAATTCCAAGTCGAGGTATCCAGGGAGCTTGGAAAGCGCTCAGACGTCCTGCTCGTCGCTCCGACGGGTTCCGGGAAGACCCTCACGCTCCTGCTCTCGCCGGGCCTCGATGGAGAGGATTTCCCGGGCTTCGTGGCGCTCTACCCGAACAACGTTCTACTGCAAAACCAGATGGAGACCGTTGCCTCGGCGCTCTCGGAGGCTCTGGGCGCTAGACCCTTGGAGGGCTTTGGCGGAGACTCCTCTCTCCTAGTGTACGAGGTGCCCGCTGAGGTGGGTTGCGACTTGGACGCCGCGGTGTGCGGCTCGAGGTACGTTGCCCTGCAAGCACTTTCCGGGAGGTTTATCGTAGGGGACCCCACGAAGAGGGACTTCGTCTACAAGCAGGCGGAGATGCTTTACAAGCTCAGCAGGAAGGGCGGGCTTTACCACGTCGTTTTCGCGACGCCGGATACGTACCTTCTCATCTACACGGGCGCCTACAGAGACTTCGAAGACGTCGGTAAAACAGTCCACAACCTGCTTGTGAGTCTGGCGGCGGGCAAAGACGAGCGTGCACTCGAGGACGCTTTGAGGAGTACGAAGACCGCTACGCGCTTCGAGCTGAGCAAGATACAGGGCGTGAAGGAGAGAGTGCTCGTGCACCCCGTATTCGTGGACGAGTTCCACCTCTACGGCCCATACGAGGTCGACGCACTACACGCGGTGATCTCGATGTTCAAAAGCGATACAAACCTACCGGTCGTCTTCTCCTCGGCGACGCCCGCAGACGACATACTAGAGGAACTCCAGGACGCCGGCGTCAGGCCGAGCCGCGTTGAAGCTAGGGTCTCCAAGGGAGAAGGGTTCGGCGTTAAGGGACCCATGGAGCTGGTCTTGCACCCGGTCGAAACGGAGAAGAAGGGTATAGGTGCGTACTACGAGGCCTCTGAGGCTGTCCAAGAGATAGTCTTGGAGAATCTGCGGAGGGATCTCGAAGGCTTCGGTGGGGGGAAAGCCTTGGTAATACTCGAGAGGCTCTACGCCGTCGCCGAGCTAGCCGTCAGGCTTAAGGGTGAAGGCATACCGTGCAGGTGCATCGCGAGCGACATCGTCACGAGGAACCTCGTCGGTGCCTGCGTTGAGGAAGCACAGGTAATAGTCGGTAGCGAGGCGACATCCCAGGGAGTCAACCTAGGCCCCGTGAAGCTAGGGTACATGGGGGGCGTCGCGGCCGAGGACGTTGTACAGAGGCTAGGCAGGGTTGGGCGGCGCGGCGTCCCGTCGAGGGTGCGCCTCGCAGTTCCCGCAAAAGTACTCGAAAAGCACAGCCCCCCGGACTCCACGGACTACGCGGGGCTGGTAAAGTGGGTCGGCGAGGCGTTTACGAACTACGCGAGGAGGAAGCGCGACGTAGTGCATTTTCTCAGCGAGAAGATAAGGAGGTTCAGGAGGAACATCATACGTGCCGTCGGGGCAGTCTCACTGGCAAGGGTGTCCGGTAACACCAGCGCCTTGAGGAACCTCGGGATAAGTGGCTCGGAGGCCGCGGAGATGCTTGAAACGTTCGTGGGACCCCCGGAGCAACTGTCTAGGCTGGTGATGTTCAGGAAGAGCGGGTTCAGCGTGAGGTACACGGTGGAGGGTGGCTCCGGGGAAGGCGAAGACTCCATAGGGCTTATAACGAGAAACTTCGAGATCGTCGGCTCCGAGAGAGGAGTTCTTAAGATCCGGCTAAAGCGCGCAAGGGGGAGCCTAGTTATAGAGAGTAGCGGTAACCTGAGGGGGCTCAGCCAGAAGATCGTGGATCTCGCGGATTTCCTCAGGCTTACCCGCGGGAGGCTCATAGTGGAGATGGGTGACGGCGAGGTAGAGCTGGCCCGCTGGAAGGAGGGGGGCGTGCTTCGACGCGGAGACGCAATGGTCTACGTTCTTGAGCAGGGACCCGAGATCTCCGAGTACATAGCGTACACGGGCGAAGGTGCATCTGTGCGCAATCCACAGACTGGGCGTAGCTACGCGGTTATCTTTATCTAA